One window of Strix aluco isolate bStrAlu1 chromosome 24, bStrAlu1.hap1, whole genome shotgun sequence genomic DNA carries:
- the LOC141934194 gene encoding feather keratin Cos1-1/Cos1-3/Cos2-1: MSCCNPCVPCCQPCGPTPLANSCNEPCVRQCQNSTVVIEPSPVVVTLPGPILSSFPQNTVVGSTTSAAVGSILSCDGVPINSGGFDLSCITSRYCGRRCPPC, from the coding sequence atgtcctgctgcaacccgtgcgtgccctgctgccagccctgcggcccaaccccgctggccaacagctgcaatgagccctgtgtcaggcagtgccagaactccaccgtcgtcatcgagccctcccccgtggtggtgaccctgcccggccccatcctcagctccttcccacagaacaccgttgtgggctctaccacctccgctgccgttggcagcatcctcagctgtgacggagtgcccatcaactctgggggctttgacctctcctgcattaccagccgctactgtggcagaaggtgccccccctgctaa